The nucleotide sequence CCGAACGAAAGGAATTTTCATGAACCAGAAAGAATTTGAAGAACTTGCAGAATTATTTAAAATATTCGGAACTCCAACCAGACTCCAGATTATGTACGCTCTGGTGAATAAGGAAAAGTGCGTCTATGACATCGCAGAGGAACTGGGCATGTCCCAGAGCGCCATCTCCCACCAGCTCAGTATCCTGAAACAGAACCGGCTGGTCAAAAACCGCAGAGACGGAAAAACCATTTATTACTCTCTGCTGGATTCCCATGTACTCACCATTATTGACCAGGGACTGGAGCATATCCGTGAATAAAGAGCCCGCGCTCCGGCTATGATACGGGGCCCTGTTCCTGGCTGTTGAAATGTCGGTATGTATACTCGTTATTGCTTCCCTTTTTCCAGCCCCGGCAGACGGTCCTGTTTTTCCCGGTCTGTTTTGCCTCATATAACGCCGAATCCACTTCCTTAAACAGCAGGATACTGTTTTTGTCCTGAGGCTGTATTTCTGTCATGCCCAGAGAAATGGTTATTTTCCCGGTAACTCCTTCCACCGTAACCTGTTCTACCTCCCGGCGAATCCGTTCCGCCATATTATAGGCTTCCATCTCTCCTTTTCCCACCAGAATCAGGCCAAACTCCTCGCCGCCGTATCTTGCGGCTATATCTGCTTCGCCGATGTTTTTCTGAATCAGGGAAACAATTTTCAGAATTACATTATCTCCTGTGGCATGGCCAAACGTATCATTGATTCTCTTAAAGTTATCAATATCAATAATAATCAGTGACAGAGGGCAGTCCTTGTCACATTTCTGAAGATATTCATTCAGTTTGTCATAAAAAATCTTATGATTATAAAGGCCGGTCATGGAGTCCCGCTGGGAAATTTCCAGTATTTCTTCTTTTTCCTGATGGATTTTCTGATTTTCCTTCTCAAAATTCACCACCACGGAAGTCAGCACTTTACTGAAGGAAAAGGCCACTATGGTAAAGCCGATAAAGATAACCAGAAGTACCTCTTTGCTGTTATCCGGTTTAAATTCCGTAGACGGAATCATCCCGTAATTGATTCCTGCATAAACCAGAATCGCCATGACAAAAGCCACATACCGGAAGTATTTTTCCCGGTACACATTGGCAAAAATCACCGGATAGGTCAGTGTCATGCACATATAGGGCACGGAACTGTGCACTGACACTACGGTTCCCAGAAGCAGGAACTGCATGAACAGAAACAGTACCGTTATCACCTGTTCCCCAAGAACTTTTCCAAGACAGCGGAAAATCAGTTCCATAACGCCGGCTTCCAGTACCATCATAACACTGGGCTTCAAAATAAAGGTCTCCCAGTATTCTCTTTTGCTGCACTCCGGCACCGGCTGATAAAAAATAAACAGCAGCACTTCAATAAAAACAACCAGACCTATACTGATCCAGATAAAGCGCATTACCTTTTTATTCCATTCTGTTATGCTTACATATGCAATATTGCGGTTATTATCCATAATTATATTTCAGGCCTCTCCTGTTCTGTAATTTCTTTTATTCTATCATGAAACGACGGTTATCGCCACTGTTTATTTTATCAGAATTTACACTCTTGACATCTTTCTTTTTTCTGTATAAAATAGTAATAATTACTGATATTATTTTATACAAATGTAAAGGAGGAAGCACATGGCAGTTTACAAATGCAGTATTTGCGGAGCAATTTTTGACGAGGAAAAAGAAGGGAAGAAGCTGGAAGAACTGGAGGCCTGTCCGGTCTGCAAACAGCCCATATCCAAATTTGAAAAAATTTCAGAGGATGACGGCACAGAGGAAGCAGCCTCTTTTGACGGAGAGCTGGCTTACGACGCCCGGTTTGAACGCCACGACAAATCGGCCCGGTATATGGAAGAAATCCATGAAATGGCTGTCACCGGCAGAAGTATCGGCGGCTCCATGGGAACACAGATGGCCATGCCGGGATGGGATGATATTTTATTACCGGGCGCTCAGCTTGCCCGATTTCCGCTGAACGAAGAAGACCCGGTGGATACCCGCACCGTCATCGGCAAACATGCGAAACAGCCCATGATACTGGAACACCCGGTCTACATATCCCACATGTCTTTCGGCGCTCTCTCCAGAGAAATCAAGATTGCTCTGGCCAAAGGGTCCTGCATGGCCAGAACCGCCATGTGCAGCGGAGAAGGCGGCATACTGCCCGAAGAACAGGAAGCGGCTTACAAATATATTTTTGAATATATTCCCAACAAATACAGCGTAACCGATGAAAATCTGAGAAAAGCCGATGCGATAGAAATCAAAATCGGCCAGGGCACCAAACCTGGCATGGGCGGCCATCTTCCCGGTGAAAAAGTTACGGAAGAAATTGCCGCACTCCGGGGAAAAAAGACGGGAGAGGATATCCAGAGCCCCAGCAAATTCCCGGAGCTCAATTCCAGAGAGGATTTGAAGCAGATGGTAGATATGCTCCGGGAGCGTTCGGAAGGCCGCCCCATCGGCATTAAGATTGCAGCCGGAAATATTGAAATGGATCTGGCTCAGTGTGTCTATGCCGCTCCTGATTTTGTCACCATTGACGGCCGTGGAGGGGCTACCGGTTCCAGTCCGCTGTTTTTGAGGGAAGCTACCAGTATTCCCACCATCTACGCCTTGCACCGGGCCAGAACATATCTGGATTCTGTTCATTCCGATATGGAACTGGTAATTACCGGAGGGCTGCGCGTTTCTTCCGACTTTGCAAAAGCACTGGCCATGGGGGCAGATGCAGTTGCCATTGCCAGCGCAGGGCTGATAGCCGCAGCCTGCCAGCAGTACCGCATCTGCGGAAGCGGCAACTGCCCTGTGGGAATTGCCACACAGGATCCGGAACTTCGTTCCCGGCTGCATATTGACGCGGCGGCACAGCGCACGGCTAATTTCCTGAATGTGTCACTGGAAGAACTGAAGACTTTTGCAAGGATTACCGGACACAGCTCTGTTCATGATTTAAACAGGTCTGACCTGGTTACCCTGAACCGGGACATTGAAGCATATACGGGAATTCTTCATGCAGGAAAACCCCGGCAGGAATTCTGAAACGGATAATTTTGCCCTGCCGTTCAGACTGCGAAAAGGGGCCGAAAAATCTGTTCATGATTTTTCGGCCCCTTTTCCGGTATCATCCTGCTTTCTATATCAATTCCCATATGTGGCTGATTATTACATTCATTCCTCCCACAACCAGCAGAAATCCGCCGGCCAGATAGGCTTTTATCTTATGCTCAAATCCCAGCCGGTAACCGGTATACATACCAAATACCGTAACCAGAACGGTCATAATGGTAATGAGTATCAGGATAATCCACATGCTGCTTTCCAGAAATCCAAAGGCAAGACCGGTGAGCAGGGTGAAGATACTGGTTCTTGCATAAAGTCTGACAAACTCCAGAACATCAAACTTTTCTTCCCTGCGCTCTACAATCCGCTCATTCCGCCAGGCTTTCAGAAACAGCCTGGCGCCCAGGCAGAGGAAGATTGCAGCCGCAATGACCTGCCCCAGGAAAACTTCCCCCTCTTTTCCCATGCTTCTGCACAGGAGCACGGAAATGAAATCTCCGATTCCCAGAGCAAGCACCTGCCCTGCCACCAGAATCCCGCAGAATGCCAGCAGTTGCTTTCGCTCTACTTTTGCAACCAGCGACCCCTGGCATTCCATCACTGCAAAGATATCCAGAGATATTCCCAATATAATAATCAGCTCTTCCACAACACTCATAACTCCGCTCCCGCCTTTGTTCTAAAGGTCTGCTTATTCTTCTTCTCCTTCTTCGGACTTGATTCCCTCAGTACGAAGAACGAATTTCACAGAGCCTTTTGTTCCGTCTGCAACCTTTGTAAAGGTCTGGTATTCCTTACCTGCCTCCACTACTGCTTCCAGCCTGCTTAACAGCTCCTTAACGTCTCCGTTATAGGCATCCAGCAGTTTCTGGATTCCTTCTTCATCAAACTGAATCATACCGTCCATCAGTTTGTCAGAACCTTCTGCCAGTTTATCCACGCCATCTTCAATCTGTCCCGTTGCTGTTGAGAGTTTTCCTGCTCCCTCCACCAGCGCTCCGTTGTTGGAAACCAGAGTTGCAGCTCCGCTGGTCAGCTGCGAGATGCCTGCCGTCAGCGCCGGAATATTGTCGCTCATGGTCTGTGTCCCGTTGCTCAATGCCTGCATACCGCTTACCAGGCTGTATCCGCTGCTCTTGTCTTTGGCGTTGATTGCCTCGGAAATCTGTGCTTTTGTTCCTGCCACTGCGGTGAGTGTTGCTGCTTCCGCTGCTGTTTTGGCTGCTGTTTTGGCAGTATCTGCCACTGCGGAACCTACGGTGTCCTTTGCCCCTGCTGCAATTCCCGTTACAATCTGGGAAGCGGTGGAAGTCATACCGGCTTTTAAGGTTTCATTGCCCATGGCTGTCGCTACGGTAGAAGAAGTAAGCTGGGAAGCGGTGGCCTGAATCTGAGCCTGGCTTTCCGCAGACTGAAGTCCTGCGTCTACCTGAGCTTCCAGCCCGGCCATGGTCTGGCTGGCAATGGCTTCCTTCTGACCATCCACATTCGCCATAACTCCTGCATAAATATCCGGATTTGCTCCCACCGCTGCACCTGCCTGCTGACAGGCATCGTTTATCATGGCCTGCAAAGCAGTTTCATCTAATTGACCCGCACTAACCGCCGCTATAATCTGTGGCGCTTTTTCTGACAGACCGGCAGATATGGCATTTGCAGTCACCTCCGCTGTCTTCGCCTGTGTCTCTTTTTCAACCGTATCAGCGACTCCCACAACAGCCTGCTGAATGGCTGCCGGTGCATACTGTACCATCGCCTGGTTTTTCGCTCCCTGAGCTGCCGCCTGGCTGAAGGCCTGACTCAGCACCGTATTCAGAACGGTTTCCGTATAGGTGTTCAGTCCTGCTGCCACCTGGGCTTTTGCCCCTTCATTGTTGGCAAGGCTGTCATAGAATACGGAGGAAGCCTGATTCCGGATGGCTTCTGTTCCGGTCTCTCCGCTCTTAAAAGTAGCCTCGATGGCGTCGTCTGCCTGTTTAACCAGAGAATTTTTCTCCTCTTTTGTCATTTTGGCTTTCAGGGTCTTATCCAGTTCTGCCACACCCTGATTCAAAGTTGCTGCGCTGCTGTTTAATGTTCCCACGCCCTCTGTCAGAGTACCGGAGGAATTTGCCAGCGTGTTAATTCCGTCATTTAACTGGGAAGCACCGTTGGTATAGTTGGTAATACCGTCTTTCAGAGTGCCCACACCGGAGGCAAATTCTTTCATGCTGTCTTTCAGAGTGCCGAGTCCTTTTGACAGTTCCTTGCTTCCATCTATCAGCTTACCGGAAGCGTCTGTCAATGTATCCAGCTCCTCATCCAGGCTGCTCAGGTCAAACCCTTCTCCCAGGTTGGCCTGACCTACCAGATCATTCATGATAATGGACATGGTCATTTCCAGAGAGAAATTCTCCACATCTGCAGTTACTTCCACGTATTCCGGAATCTCAAGATCTCCGTCCAGATCCCCTTCTTCAATACCAAGACTCTCTTTCAGACCGGGCATTGCCATGCCCACAACTACCTTTTTATCCCCGTCGGAAATCACTTTTCCGTTGGTTACTTCCACATTTGCATAATCTTCCGGTAAAATCATACCTGTCATAACGGTGAAAGGCACATACACTTCATGTTCTTCTCCGTCAATAACCTGCGTGGTTTTTTCATTATTGGTATAATCAAAACGGATGGTTGCCTTACCGCTCTTTCCGGCCATCTCCTCCGGAGACATTTCCTTTCCGTCCATGAAATACGTTACTTTTTCCGTGACCGGAAGGTCTTTGTCCGTGGTTCCCTGATAATAGATATCCTTACCGTCCGCCTGCCAGGTAATCTTATCCCCGTTCTGCTCAAAGGTTTCATCGCCTTTTACATTTTCAATGTCTTTCAAATCAGAGGTATCTTCCAGGGTTGCGGCTCCGTCTTTATTTTTCAGCCATTCACTTACAATCACATTTTTTGTGGAACCGTCGGGATTAGCCACCACGTAAACGGTTTCTTCTTTTCCCGCTTCTTCATTTTCTTCTCCCACAGACAGGGCTTTCTCCAGGGTTGCTTTTGCCTTTTCAACCGTATCGTCTTCTTCGTCCTGGGTTTCCTGCACAGTTTCCTGTTTTTCCGCCCGCACGGTATAAGCGCTTACTCCGGCGCTGGTTCCGATTACCGCAACGGTAACCACTCCTGCTGCCACACGAATCACGTATTTATTTCTAAATTTTTTCTTTAACTCCAGATTTTTCATGTTATTTCCTCCTGCAATTTCATTACACTGTTTTTACAGTTGCTGCTGATTCTTTTTTATGATTGCCAAATCCCATACTTGATTTACAGATAATCTTATCAAATACCATGAACATTGCCGGCAAAATGAAGATTACCACAAACATACTGATTATCGCGCCTCTTGCCATCAGGATACACAGTGAGCTGATCATGTCGATATTGGAGTACATGCCAACACCAAAGGTTGCCGCGAAGAAGCTCAGTGCGCTGACGAATACGGACTGTACCGATGTGGAGAGGGCAATGGTGACGGAAGTCTTTTTGTCTTCGCCCCGGTTCCGCTCTTTCTTATAACGGTTGGTCATCAGGATTGCATAGTCAACGGTTGCGCCCAGCTGAATCGTTCCGATTACGATGGAAGCGATAAAGGGCAGTGTAGTTCCTGTATATGCCGGAATACCCATATTGATGAAAATTGCAAATTCAATGACGGATACCAGAATAATCGGCAGTGAAATGGATTTGAACACCAGCAGGATAATCACAAAGATTGCTCCGATGGACACAACGCTTACGGTCTGGAA is from Lachnospiraceae bacterium JLR.KK002 and encodes:
- a CDS encoding metalloregulator ArsR/SmtB family transcription factor encodes the protein MNQKEFEELAELFKIFGTPTRLQIMYALVNKEKCVYDIAEELGMSQSAISHQLSILKQNRLVKNRRDGKTIYYSLLDSHVLTIIDQGLEHIRE
- a CDS encoding manganese efflux pump gives rise to the protein MSVVEELIIILGISLDIFAVMECQGSLVAKVERKQLLAFCGILVAGQVLALGIGDFISVLLCRSMGKEGEVFLGQVIAAAIFLCLGARLFLKAWRNERIVERREEKFDVLEFVRLYARTSIFTLLTGLAFGFLESSMWIILILITIMTVLVTVFGMYTGYRLGFEHKIKAYLAGGFLLVVGGMNVIISHIWELI
- a CDS encoding GGDEF domain-containing protein, giving the protein MDNNRNIAYVSITEWNKKVMRFIWISIGLVVFIEVLLFIFYQPVPECSKREYWETFILKPSVMMVLEAGVMELIFRCLGKVLGEQVITVLFLFMQFLLLGTVVSVHSSVPYMCMTLTYPVIFANVYREKYFRYVAFVMAILVYAGINYGMIPSTEFKPDNSKEVLLVIFIGFTIVAFSFSKVLTSVVVNFEKENQKIHQEKEEILEISQRDSMTGLYNHKIFYDKLNEYLQKCDKDCPLSLIIIDIDNFKRINDTFGHATGDNVILKIVSLIQKNIGEADIAARYGGEEFGLILVGKGEMEAYNMAERIRREVEQVTVEGVTGKITISLGMTEIQPQDKNSILLFKEVDSALYEAKQTGKNRTVCRGWKKGSNNEYTYRHFNSQEQGPVS
- a CDS encoding glutamate synthase-related protein gives rise to the protein MAVYKCSICGAIFDEEKEGKKLEELEACPVCKQPISKFEKISEDDGTEEAASFDGELAYDARFERHDKSARYMEEIHEMAVTGRSIGGSMGTQMAMPGWDDILLPGAQLARFPLNEEDPVDTRTVIGKHAKQPMILEHPVYISHMSFGALSREIKIALAKGSCMARTAMCSGEGGILPEEQEAAYKYIFEYIPNKYSVTDENLRKADAIEIKIGQGTKPGMGGHLPGEKVTEEIAALRGKKTGEDIQSPSKFPELNSREDLKQMVDMLRERSEGRPIGIKIAAGNIEMDLAQCVYAAPDFVTIDGRGGATGSSPLFLREATSIPTIYALHRARTYLDSVHSDMELVITGGLRVSSDFAKALAMGADAVAIASAGLIAAACQQYRICGSGNCPVGIATQDPELRSRLHIDAAAQRTANFLNVSLEELKTFARITGHSSVHDLNRSDLVTLNRDIEAYTGILHAGKPRQEF